The following are encoded in a window of Mangifera indica cultivar Alphonso unplaced genomic scaffold, CATAS_Mindica_2.1 Un_0046, whole genome shotgun sequence genomic DNA:
- the LOC123206709 gene encoding probable xyloglucan endotransglucosylase/hydrolase protein B: MASHFWILLLGVSFMVSATMGAPPRRPVDVPFGRNYAPTWAFDHIKYFNGGSEIQLVLDKYTGTGFQSKGSYLFGHFSMQIKLVPGDSAGTVTAFYLSSQNSEHDEIDFEFLGNRSGQPYILQTNVFTGGQGNREQRIYLWFDPTTAFHSYSVLWNMYQIVFFVDDVPIRIFKNCKDLGIRFPFNQPMKLYSSLWNADDWATRGGLEKTDWSKAPFIASYRGFHVDGCEASVEAKFCVTQGKRWWDQREFQDLDSYQYRRLYWVRQRFTIYNYCTDRSRYPTMPPECKRDRDV, translated from the exons ATGGCTTCTCACTTTTGGATTCTGCTTCTGGGCGTTTCCTTTATGGTGTCAGCAACAATGGGAGCTCCCCCTAGAAGACCCGTGGATGTCCCATTTGGAAGAAACTACGCGCCCACTTGGGCTTTTGATCACATTAAGTACTTCAATGGTGGCTCTGAGATTCAGCTTGTTCTGGACAAATATACTG GCACCGGCTTCCAATCCAAAGGATCTTACTTGTTTGGTCACTTCAGTATGCAAATCAAACTGGTCCCTGGGGATTCCGCTGGAACTGTTACTGCTTTTTAT CTTTCTTCTCAAAACTCAGAGCATGATGAAATAGATTTTGAGTTCTTGGGAAACAGAAGCGGCCAGCCTTACATTTTGCAGACAAATGTCTTCACCGGAGGCCAGGGAAACAGAGAACAAAGAATTTACCTTTGGTTTGACCCAACCACAGCTTTCCACTCCTACTCAGTCCTCTGGAACATGTATCAGATTGT CTTCTTTGTGGACGATGTCCCCATTAGAATCTTCAAAAACTGCAAAGATTTGGGGATTCGATTTCCATTCAATCAGCCAATGAAACTCTACTCAAGTTTATGGAATGCGGATGACTGGGCCACAAGGGGAGGGCTTGAGAAAACCGATTGGTCGAAAGCTCCATTCATTGCTTCATACAGAGGCTTCCATGTTGATGGCTGTGAGGCCTCGGTTGAGGCCAAATTCTGTGTCACTCAGGGGAAGCGTTGGTGGGATCAGAGGGAGTTCCAGGATCTAGACTCTTACCAATACAGAAGGCTCTACTGGGTTCGTCAAAGATTCACCATTTACAACTACTGTACTGACCGTTCAAGGTACCCAACAATGCCACCTGAATGCAAGAGAGACAGAGATGTTTAA